The Glycine soja cultivar W05 chromosome 8, ASM419377v2, whole genome shotgun sequence genome has a window encoding:
- the LOC114423219 gene encoding glycosyltransferase family 92 protein RCOM_0530710-like yields MDSSPDQTRKRNQNQNHTLAQKSLFLCFSFFLFLFFFSSSHHSFYSHTSLQPSTLSTFPTPTPFPTTKLPVSSLHVLDRILFPDHVLLTLSNPHVFSPKHFHCVYYNLVKGSTPSNSNPVFDVLVLPVLSTDRYDEFRSIARCPLPGKKFSAVDLRWRSGDDDRQPFRFPVQPTVPHSFDKLAYEVALDGDTAVVFVKGLNLRPHQISDAGLLRCHFGPQNGKHWQTTKAVAAAQEVVRCALPQSIQNSPHEARGIISVSVSHVRHEAIFDSVAKIGGYRKQINRVNMNMNKNKLELCACTMVWNQARAMKEWVIYHAWLGVEKWFIYDNNSDDEIDDVVRELEVKGYNINRVVWPWIKSQEAGFSHCSLRAKEECKWVGFFDVDEFFYLREMKQNALISTVGNLSNSIAEIRTGCLNFGPSELRTHPRNGVSVGYTCRLRTPERHKSIVRPDLLHASLLNVVHHFELKEGFGSLNMPQSVAVINHYKYQVWEIFKAKFFRRVATYVVDWKEDANIGSKDRAPGLGTEAIEPSDWRLRFCEVWDTRLKDFLLSNFADQETGLLPWERSSK; encoded by the coding sequence ATGGACTCATCACCAGACCAAACCCGCAAGaggaatcagaatcagaatcacACGCTGGCGCAAAAATCACTTTTCctctgtttttctttcttcctcttcctcttcttcttttccTCCTCGCACCACTCTTTTTACTCTCACACCTCCCTCCAACCCTCTACTTTGAGTACTTTCCCCACACCCACTCCATTTCCCACCACCAAATTACCAGTTTCCTCCCTCCACGTGCTCGATCGCATCCTCTTCCCCGATCACGTGCTTCTCACGCTCTCCAACCCTCATGTTTTTTCTCCTAAACATTTCCACTGCGTTTATTACAACCTCGTCAAGGGTTCGACTCCGTCGAACTCGAACCCGGTTTTCGACGTTCTCGTCCTTCCGGTTCTTTCCACGGACCGCTACGACGAGTTCCGGTCCATAGCAAGGTGTCCGCTCCCCGGCAAAAAATTCTCCGCCGTCGACTTGAGATGGCGCAGCGGAGACGACGATCGCCAGCCTTTCCGGTTCCCGGTTCAACCGACCGTGCCGCATAGCTTCGACAAGCTAGCGTACGAGGTAGCCTTAGACGGTGACACCGCAGTTGTCTTCGTCAAAGGACTAAACCTCCGACCACACCAAATATCCGACGCAGGCCTACTCCGATGTCACTTCGGACCTCAAAACGGCAAGCATTGGCAAACAACAAAAGCCGTTGCGGCGGCGCAGGAAGTCGTGCGGTGCGCGCTGCCGCAGAGTATTCAGAACAGCCCACACGAGGCTCGCGGAATAATAAGCGTCAGCGTGAGTCACGTGCGGCACGAGGCTATTTTCGACTCGGTCGCTAAAATTGGCGGGTacagaaaacaaataaacagaGTGAACATGAACATGAACAAGAACAAGTTAGAACTTTGCGCGTGTACCATGGTGTGGAACCAGGCACGTGCGATGAAAGAGTGGGTTATTTACCACGCGTGGCTCGGCGTGGAGAAATGGTTTATATACGATAACAACAGTGACGATGAAATTGATGACGTGGTTCGAGAGCTTGAGGTAAAAGGTTACAATATTAATAGAGTTGTTTGGCCTTGGATTAAGAGCCAAGAAGCAGGGTTTTCGCATTGTAGTTTGAGGGCAAAAGAGGAATGTAAGTGggttgggttctttgacgtggACGAGTTTTTCTACTTGAGAGAAATGAAACAGAATGCTCTAATATCAACTGTGGGGAATTTATCGAATTCGATTGCGGAAATAAGGACAGGGTGTCTTAATTTCGGTCCCTCGGAGTTAAGGACTCACCCTAGAAATGGAGTGAGCGTAGGGTATACGTGTCGGCTTCGGACGCCGGAGAGGCACAAGTCGATTGTACGGCCTGATTTGCTTCATGCTAGTCTTTTGAATGTGGTGCACCATTTTGAATTAAAAGAGGGGTTTGGATCACTTAACATGCCTCAATCGGTTGCGGTTATAAACCACTATAAGTACCAGGTTTGGGAAATTTTTAAGGCCAAGTTTTTCAGAAGGGTTGCTACGTATGTGGTGGATTGGAAGGAGGATGCAAACATAGGATCAAAGGACAGAGCTCCTGGGCTGGGAACAGAAGCAATTGAACCAAGTGATTGGAGGTTGAGATTTTGTGAGGTTTGGGACACTCGTCTCAAGGACTTTCTTCTTTCTAATTTTGCTGATCAAGAAACAGGGTTGTTGCCCTGGGAAAGGTCATCAAAATAA
- the LOC114423218 gene encoding paired amphipathic helix protein Sin3-like 3 has translation MTDSALAYLTTVKDAFKDDREKYDKFLELVKNFTAERFNLVRGIEEVKELLKGYRDLILGFNVFLPKGYEIKLPLEDEQPPEKKLDVFVKAKKLLHKIKARFHGQDNVYKTFLAILKMHKDGTKSPTAAYGEITALLQHHADLLNELPFLSLNTSRTISIHFTSAQNSLFREKSSAVPIVQQMCVLKRKRTKTSHDDHNHIVGHRLESDWSEREKDNRDYYQDGIQKLLSLKRTHFCMAEDLMARSFCNVDKHFGMHPMPSTCYDQSSMKSSERFSFCAKIKDKLQNPKNYFSKHVDIYSKEKTTRQELPSSTTDFPRKFPDLMKGFNECVTQCKKMNESSRDEEHVQKQIKLEDWNRDRHHDGDDRVKETVSDCRKRDKSTVVANKNVSGRKLSLYASKKKNSAKSVRELDLSICEKCTPSYYLLPKEFQIPSSSRRTKLDAEVLNDHWKCVAPSIKDYSSKHMSKNLNEMTLFECEDDRIELDMCLETAKSTTKQVEELIEKINTNMIERDNPINIEKHLIAQNLRCIEQLYGDHGIDVLDVLRKNASQVLPVILTRLKQKHEEWARCRADLNKLWAEVYAKNYHKSLNHDRVPSTRNQEL, from the exons ATGACAGATAGTGCCTTAGCATATCTCACCACAGTCAAGGATGCATTTAAAGatgatagagaaaaatatgataaatttctGGAACTCGTGAAAAATTTCACTGCTGAAAG ATTCAACCTTGTTAGAGGCATAGAAGAAGTGAAGGAGCTGCTTAAAGGGTATAGAGATCTAATCTTGGGATTTAATGTTTTCTTGCCAAAGGGATATGAAATCAAACTTCCATTGGAGGATGAACAACCTCCAGAAAAGAAGCTTGATGTGTTTGTTAAAGCTAAAAAACTTCTGCACAAGATTAAG GCTCGATTCCATGGTCAAGATAATGTTTACAAGACATTTCTGGCCATATTAAAGATGCACAAAGATGGAACCAAGTCTCCCACTGCAGCTTACGGGGAG ATTACTGCACTTCTTCAGCACCATGCGGATCTTCTTAATGAGTTAccttttttatctcttaataCTTCAAGAACTATCTCAATTCATTTTACTTCTGCACAAAATTCTTTGTTTCGTGAAAAAAGCTCTGCAGTTCCAATAGTGCAACAAATGTGTGTTCTGAAG AGAAAAAGGACCAAAACTTCACATGATGATCACAACCACATTGTTGGTCATAGATTAGAGAGCGATTGGAGTGAACGGGAAAAGGATAATAGAGATTATTATCAAGATGGTATTCAGAAGCTTCTATCTCTGAAACGGACACATTTTTGTATGGCTGAAGACCTTATGGCTAGATCATTTTGTAATGTTGATAAACATTTTGGTATGCACCCCATGCCATCCACTTGTTATGATCAAAGTTCTATGAAAA GTAGTGAAAGGTTTTCTTTCTGTGCAAAAATCAAGGATAAATTACAAAATCCTAAGAATTACTTTTCAAAGCATGTGGATATCTACAGCAAGGAAAAAACTACTCGACAAGAATTGCCATCATCA ACAACTGATTTCCCAAGAAAATTCCCAGATCTCATGAAGGGATTTAATGAATGTGTAACCCAATGTAAGAAGATGAATG AATCCTCGAGGGATGAAGAACATGTGCAGAAACAAATAAAGTTGGAAGACTGGAACAGAGATCGACATCATGATGGTGATGATCGGGTGAAAGAAACAGTTAGTGATTGCCGGAAAAGGGACAAATCTACTGTAGTTGCCAACAAGAATGTTTCTGGTCGTAAGTTGTCTCTATATGCCagcaagaagaagaattctGCAAAATCTGTTAGAGAGCTGGATCTATCTATCTGTGAAAAGTGCACTCCCAGTTACTATCTTCTACCAAAAGAA TTTCAAATCCCATCTTCTAGCCGGAGAACAAAACTTGATGCAGAAGTATTGAATGACCATTGGAAATGTGTTGCTCCAAGTATTAAGGATTATTCTTCTAAACACATGAGCAAAAATCTTAATGAAATGACCTTGTTTGAATGTGAAGATGATAG GATTGAACTTGACATGTGTTTAGAAACTGCAAAGTCAACAACTAAGCAAGTTGAAGAGCTCATAGAAAAGATCAATACCAATATGATTGAAAGAGACAATCCAATTAACATTGAGAAGCACTTAATAG CTCAAAATCTTAGGTGCATTGAGCAGTTATATGGCGACCATGGGATTGATGTGCTGGATGTGTTAAGGAAGAATGCATCTCAAGTTTTGCCAGTCATTTTAACTAGGTTGAAGCAGAAACATGAAGAATGGGCAAGATGTCGTGCTGATTTAAATAAACTTTGGGCTGAAGTATATGCTAAAAACTATCATAAATCACTTAATCATGATCGTGTTCCTTCTACTAGGAACCAAGAGCTTTAG